The genomic window TCCCGACGCTGCGGACGGGTGATCGCGCAACGGATGTAGAGCCGGACGACGCGGGACAGGAGGCGAGGATTGTCGCCCGCCCAGTCGGCCGCGTTGTCGAGGTCCGCGGTGGCTTCATCGGACCGACCGAGCGCGAGCAGCTCCGCGGCGCGTCCGAGATAAGCCCGCGGATCTTCCGGGTCTTCTCTCAAGGCTTCCGCCCAGGAACGGACCGCCTCCTCGCGTCGTCCGAGGCGCGAGAAGATCGTCGCGCGGGTCAGGCGGATCGTGCCGCGGGCCCCCTGGGCCAGGGCGCGGTCCGCGTCCTGGAGTGCGGCGGACGGGCGGCCAGCATCGAGTTCGAGGAGCGCCATCAGCTCGAGGAGCCGGGGTTCGCCGGGATGGAGGGCCAGGCCGTTCCGAACGTCTTCCATGGCCGCCTCGACGCGGCCGGCTCGCCGGTCCACCCGGCCACGGACGAGGTACGCCTCGGGTGAATCCGGGGCGAGCGAGGTTGCGAGCTCGGCGGCCGCCTCCGCGGCCGGATCGTGGAGGGCGCTCAGGATCACGGCTCGCGCCCGGTGGATTCTGCCGGGCGAGACGGTCGAGGCCCTCTTATCGGACATCCTCGCGAGCGCCTGAAGGACCGCCTCGATGTCTGCGAGGACGGGCCGTCCGGCCGTTGGCAGGATCTCGAGGTCTTCGGGTTGATCAAGCCAGATCAAGTCTTCCGGACGCCGGCAGGCCAGCAGGCATCGCAGCCAGAGCCGCCGTCGGGCGGGATCCGGGCTGCGGCGGAAGGCCCCGGTCGCGTCCGCGAGCGCGGCCTCGATGTCGCCCCTCGCCAGCCTGGCGACGGCGCGGCGGGCGAGGAACTCCGCGGCCCGCTCGGGTGCCAGGGCAAGCAATGCCGTCAGGTCGTCCTCGGCCTGTACGGCGTCGGCCGTGCGTATGGCGAGCATCGCTCGGCCCAGTCGAGCCGAGACGTCTCGAGGCTCCTCGACCAGGAGGGCGTCGTACTCGGTCCTCGCGACCGAGAGGTTCCCGGCGTCGACCTCGAGCTTCGCCCGATTTAGCCTCGCCGTGCGGCCCAGGTCGCCCCTCGGCTGGGCCGCGATGAGACGATCGTAGCAGGCCCTGGCGCCGGCCTCGTCGCCGAGGGCCTGCTTGACCACCCCGAGCTCGAGCCGGGCCTCCGGGAGGTTCGAGCCCCTTGGATCGGCCAGGACCGCCAGCAGGTCGTCCATCGCCAGGCGGGAATCTCCTCGGGCGTGGAGCAGGATGGCCCGATTGATCCGCGCCCATGGAGAGTCCGGCCGGAGGGCGACCGCGACCTGATAGTGCTCGAGCGCACTCTCGCCCTGCCCGAGCCGGCTGTAGTAGAAGCCGACGTAGAACTGGGACCAGTAATCCCCCGGCTCGCGGCGAGTCTTGCGTTCGAGACAGGCTGCCGCTTCCTCGATCCGGCCTTCCAGCTCGAACAGGAGGGCCCACTGGAACTCCCCGCCAATCTCCGTCCCGATCGGACGCTCGTCGGGCCGCAAGAGGCCGTCCATCTTGTCCTCGCAATAGCGTCGGATGGCTCGCCACGGGGCGTCCGGCCGCGCGAATGGGATGGCGCGATCGCAGAGCTGGATTGCCTGATGGAGGCCCTTCGGGTGCGTGGAGCGATCGCGAGCCAGGGCCCAGGCCCAGAGGAAGAGGATGTCGTTCACTTCGCGGATGAGTCGATCGCGGAGGGGCGGATCGAGACGCGCGACAGGAGGGCGATCTGTCCACGAGGGATCCTTCAGGGCCGAGAAGGCGGCCAGCGCCGCCTGGACCGAGGCGACAGGCTCGCGGTGCTCCCCGGTGAATCCGAGGAGGGAGATACGCAGGTCCTCCCCCGCCCGGAAGAGCTGTTCGGCCGCCCTTCGGGCGGCGGAAGTCTCCGAGGCGAGGTCACGCTCCGCCAGGAGCTCCGGGACTCGAGGGAGAGTCGACGGATCTTCCTGGGCGAGCCGAGCGGCCGCGTCGAACTGGCTGGCCGCCACGTCCCACTCGCCCCGGAGGGCGGATTCGCTCCCCTGGCCACGCTTCCGGGTGACCTCCACGTCCATCTGCAACGACCGCAGCCGCGTCCGC from Aquisphaera giovannonii includes these protein-coding regions:
- a CDS encoding serine/threonine-protein kinase; protein product: MDISTIRYRPGRAGPSSMAAGGVVGLYRDRWAATQSGRPDLREFLAAVPAEDREARIAILRADMSLRWRTPEHRPPEWYRSEFPDLDEEALLTLIYEEFCRREDAGESPTADEFVARFPDVAAPFLDVMEVHRLVGGTSMFDSMGMVAEPSRFPETGSIIGGYRIVEELGRGAFGRVYLAEERHLADRPVALKVTRRGSREPQTLARLQHTHIVPVYSYRSDPETGLHLLCMPFLGRTTLLHLLAHPGIGEVRSGADLFALLDRLEPSTADDQDRESVRRPIVRTTYARTIASWMARLAESLQHAHDRGVLHHDIKPSNVLVTADGLPMLLDFNLAQERLPDAGGGESIGGTLAYMSPERLGVMEGVRDDEGDERSDIYSLGMVLLDCLIREPRPFSMPPSTATLREAVSHVSRSRREAMPAPRARDPDVPSSLEAVVRKCLALDPERRYANAAELAIDLHAVADDRPLRFAREPLRPRVLRGLRRYRYHLTAALVAAAALGLLAENAVRTRLRSLQMDVEVTRKRGQGSESALRGEWDVAASQFDAAARLAQEDPSTLPRVPELLAERDLASETSAARRAAEQLFRAGEDLRISLLGFTGEHREPVASVQAALAAFSALKDPSWTDRPPVARLDPPLRDRLIREVNDILFLWAWALARDRSTHPKGLHQAIQLCDRAIPFARPDAPWRAIRRYCEDKMDGLLRPDERPIGTEIGGEFQWALLFELEGRIEEAAACLERKTRREPGDYWSQFYVGFYYSRLGQGESALEHYQVAVALRPDSPWARINRAILLHARGDSRLAMDDLLAVLADPRGSNLPEARLELGVVKQALGDEAGARACYDRLIAAQPRGDLGRTARLNRAKLEVDAGNLSVARTEYDALLVEEPRDVSARLGRAMLAIRTADAVQAEDDLTALLALAPERAAEFLARRAVARLARGDIEAALADATGAFRRSPDPARRRLWLRCLLACRRPEDLIWLDQPEDLEILPTAGRPVLADIEAVLQALARMSDKRASTVSPGRIHRARAVILSALHDPAAEAAAELATSLAPDSPEAYLVRGRVDRRAGRVEAAMEDVRNGLALHPGEPRLLELMALLELDAGRPSAALQDADRALAQGARGTIRLTRATIFSRLGRREEAVRSWAEALREDPEDPRAYLGRAAELLALGRSDEATADLDNAADWAGDNPRLLSRVVRLYIRCAITRPQRRDRVWVLARRVLAAWRAQHSSVSSSSARGRASK